The Planktothrix agardhii NIES-204 genomic interval TGCTTACAATTCCCTAGGGCAATACCAGAAAGCGATCGCATTTCACAAACAGGATTTAGAGATTTCACAGGAAATCGGATATCGCCAAGGAGAAGCTTGTTCCCTCGGCAATTTGGGCCTTGTTTACAATTCCCTAGGGCAATACCAGAAAGCGATCGCATCATCGACTTGCTACCCACCGATGCCAATAACCAGATCATCTTTATCCCCCACTACGACTTATTTTTAGTTCTTTTTGTCGCTTTGCAAGATAGCAAAAATTGCTACTTAATCAAAGATCATACTATCCTCACCGCCCCATCCATCCAAGTCTTAGAAATCACCCGTGAACATCAAAACCGAGTCCGAGGATTGAGACAAGCCGCCCTAATTGTTGGCGATCCAACTATCGATCCAAAATTCCAAGAAGATCCCTACAAACTCAACCAAATGTCTAGGGCAAAAGAAGCCGCCGAAGCGATCGCCGCCATTTTAGGAACCCAAGCAATTACCGGAGACAATGCCACCAAAGTCGCCATTTTAGACAGAATGCTAAACACCCGTATCGTCCATTTATCGGCCCACGGACTCCTCGACAATTTCCAAGGTTTCGGCATTCCGGGCGCGATTATTTTAGCACCATCAGAAAATACCGATGATGGCTTACTTAACGCAGCAGAAATTCTACAATTAAAACTCGATTCCGAACTCGTAGTATTAAGCGCGTGGAGCACCGGGCGCGGTAGAATCACCGGAGATGGAGTTGTCGGATTATCGCGTTGCTTCATTCTCGCCGGAGTCCCCAGTATCATCGTTTCCCTGTGGAATATCGGAGTGATATCAGCCAAATTGCTAATGACTGAATTCTACCAAAATTTAGCCCGGGGCGACAATCGAGCAGCGGCTTTGCGGTGTGCTATGCTAACTACAAAAGCTGAATTTCCGAGTCCCATAGCTTGGCTGAAAAAATCAAGAATTGGTGCGAAACCAGACCTCAAATTGAACAGAATTTAGAGAATGAAATCGATCAAATGGGTGCGGGTGGTACTGATAGCGATGCACCGGAAGAAATCGTCAGGGAATTTTATGAAACGTTGAAGGAAAATCAGATTCGATTAGGTTTATCTGTGTCGTCTGTGGGGGAGGTTGAAACGGATACAGACGAGACAACCGATTAGAAATCCGCCGCAACCCGCGCAGGCGGGTTTTGTCTGTGTAGACGCGATTTCAATCGCCAAGATTAGAGATTAGAAAATCCGGCGATTTTAACCCGCGCACCATCCGGGTTTTGTCTGTGTAGATGCGATTTCAATTGCCGAAATTAGAGCGATTAGATTACAGAAATCCGGCGATTAGAAATCGCGTCTATACAAACGAAGTCCGTCTGCGCGGACTAAGATGGAATTAAGATAATGTCTTATATTTTCTTTGATTATGAACGAAGCACAGCAAATTAAAAATCCCAGTATTAAGTAGGTGGTCATAAATAAAGTCAACAATAGAAGAAGATTGTTTAGGATAATTCTTAAGGGTTACTAAGGGAATTCATCGGGTTTACCATTTGGTATATATAAACCAGACTATTTAATTCAAGCAGTAGATCAAAGTCAAATTTTTAAATTTGAATGGAAGACAGGAATAGGAATTATTGAAAATAATGTTGATGTATATCCTAATTTTACTTATCCTAAACTGGCTAGTTGCTTAAAATGTGATACAGATAATAATACTCTGCGCGACTGTTTAATAGAAATGAATCAAACTAAATAAGAAAAAGATTTTTTCTATAAACATGGAAAATTTTCTCAATGCAGAAAAATCAGAAAAAACGATGCCCCTATATTAATACCTCAAGGATGGATTCAATGGCATTCATCATCTAAAGATAAATTAAAACCCACTCATTCACTTAAAGATGATATATATCGTATAGATTTTGTTGCATTTTGGAATAATAAAAGGTTTGCTATTTTAATAGATGGTGAAAGCCATTACTCCAAGCAAGAATCTTATTCAAAAACTTTGAAAGAAGATCGAGATTTACGCCAAAAAGGATGGGAAATCTTCAGAATAAGTAACTGGGATGTAGACAATCGAGTTAACGATATTTTAGAAGAATTAAAAGAATTCATTAGTTTTTAGTTTTTAAAATATTTGATCGCTTTTAATTTCTATAGTATAATTATGTTTTAAAATAATAATTATTTCCAACCATATACCCGAATATTATTAAAATTTACGGTATCAATTCCGATTTTTTGCAAATAGTGAGCTAACCTTAAATCATCGGTTAAGACTAAATAGCGATCGATAATACCTGTATCTGTTAACCCAAATTTTGTAAACCCTTCAACTTCTACCGTATTCCTGCTTTCAATATAAAATTCCTGCATTTCCCTAATCCCAATTTTCATAATTTCTAAACATTGAAATCTTTCGGGTTCACCAACTTGATTCATCAGACTATTAACTTCTGTAAGAATATTCGGTACTAAAAATTATATCCCCCCGATAAAAATATTGCATAGAATATTTATACCGAGGGGAATCGGGATTTTAACGGGTTTTATTTAACCCCTTCAATTCG includes:
- a CDS encoding TPR repeat-containing protein, which produces MFPRQFGPCLQFPRAIPESDRIIDLLPTDANNQIIFIPHYDLFLVLFVALQDSKNCYLIKDHTILTAPSIQVLEITREHQNRVRGLRQAALIVGDPTIDPKFQEDPYKLNQMSRAKEAAEAIAAILGTQAITGDNATKVAILDRMLNTRIVHLSAHGLLDNFQGFGIPGAIILAPSENTDDGLLNAAEILQLKLDSELVVLSAWSTGRGRITGDGVVGLSRCFILAGVPSIIVSLWNIGVISAKLLMTEFYQNLARGDNRAAALRCAMLTTKAEFPSPIAWLKKSRIGAKPDLKLNRI